In the genome of Bradysia coprophila strain Holo2 unplaced genomic scaffold, BU_Bcop_v1 contig_232, whole genome shotgun sequence, one region contains:
- the LOC119076988 gene encoding ATP synthase mitochondrial F1 complex assembly factor 2 produces the protein MLKRLFSSQLSKLILVQNVPTIWCRQYASAPKRFYKNASVLYSGTNQYEITLDNRKLKTPNGGQFVVRSEPLAIAVAAEWNAQRDTIERSKMHLTALCSTAIDNPNRLTKEDMVNYILQFLPTDTVLFHSPEDDELYKVQCRDWDPAIKWFNERYETNLTKSRDILSPVMADGTKMNITKHLLSYDLTSMHGFVFAVDVLKSMVLAFACIDRFITVEQAVKFSRLEEEFQITHWGRVEWAHDLAQQDHQARLAAAVLFIHFNNFEHLVKEKLVV, from the exons atgttgaaaagacTCTTTTCATCACAGTTGAGTAAATTAATTCTCGTACAGAATGTACCTACGATTTGGTGCCGTCAATATG CTTCTGCTCCGAAACGATTTTATAAAAACGCCAGTGTGTTGTACAGCGGCACTAACCAATATGAAATCACACTGGACAATCGTAAATTGAAGACACCAAATGGAGGGCAATTTGTCGTGCGCAGTGAACCGTTGGCAATCGCAGTTGCTGCCGAATGGAATGCACAAAGGGATACTATCGAAAGGTCAAAAATGCATTTG ACGGCCCTATGCAGCACAGCCATTGACAATCCGAACCGATTAACCAAAGAAGACATGGtcaattacattttacagTTCCTGCCAACCGACACCGTTTTGTTTCACTCACCG GAAGATGACGAACTCTATAAAGTCCAATGCAGGGACTGGGATCCGGCGATAAAATGGTTCAACGAGCGTTACGAAACAAATTTGACCAAATCACGTGACATTTTGTCGCCGGTCATGGCCGACGGAACAAAAATGAACATCACCAAGCACTTGCTGTCCTACGACCTGACATCGATGCATGGATTTGTGTTCGCAGTTGATGTGTTGAAATCGATGGTTCTGGCATTCGCATGCATTGACCGGTTCATAACAGTCGAACAAGCCGTAAAGTTCTCACGATTGGAGGAAGAGTTTCAAATCACGCATTGGGGCCGTGTCGAATGGGCTCACGATCTAGCCCAGCAGGATCATCAAGCACGTTTAGCTGCTGCAGTTTTGTTTAtccatttcaataatttcgaacaTCTCGTCAAGGAGAAGTTGGTGGTGTAG
- the LOC119076992 gene encoding probable phosphomevalonate kinase, producing MSTNKSKLIILFSGKRKAGKDFIAAALLSKLGESVAEIIRISEPIKKHWAKKMELSVEELLGCGPLKEQHRKDMIVWSDKVRAQMPTFFCLDAFKSAKKPITIVSDVRRRTDMDYFTSLNIPVLAVRINASDEERIKRGFVFTEGIDDVASECGLDDFDDWDFVINNDVESNAESIFQNIMIYVENVLKT from the exons ATGAGCACCAATAAATCAAAACtaatcattttatttagtGGTAAAAGGAAAGCGGGCAAAGATTTCATCGCAGCTGCATTATTATCAAA acttGGTGAATCCGTGGCAGAAATCATTCGCATATCTGAACCAATAAAGAAGCATTGGGCAAAGAAGATGGAACTTAGCGTTGAGGAATTACTTG GCTGCGGTCCATTAAAAGAACAACACAGAAAAGACATGATAGTTTGGAGTGACAAAGTGCGAGCTCAAAtgccaacatttttttgtttagatgCCTTCAAATCAG CCAAAAAACCGATTACAATTGTTAGTGATGTTAGACGTCGGACCGATATGGATTACTTCACCAGTTTAAATATCCCAGTGTTAGCGGTTCGCATAAACGCTAGCGACGAAGAACGTATTAAGAGAGGATTTGTCTTTACTGAG GGCATTGATGATGTGGCGTCTGAATGTGGCTTGGATGACTTCGATGATTGGGATTTTGTGATTAATAACGATGTTGAATCGAATGCCGAAAGtattttccaaaatatcatgatttatgttgaaaatgtACTGAAGACATAA
- the LOC119076986 gene encoding phenazine biosynthesis-like domain-containing protein, which produces MSIPFAIVDAFCLPGQDFSGNPAAVCLLTHDDDITDETKARIGAEFNLSETSFVSTSWNKSIAQRSDKDFTLRWFTPEGEIALCGHATLASAKFLFSKMKNDCNDKETTIYFETKFKGSLCATMHWDSGRISINLPLTPVKEMTGNDLEFVKYLVEPFDVSIVHSAYYVPSTKYLFIRLNDRCGEKGLIDIKPNYHRLCDVKGENPVIGAIVSVKGSGDIHFYSRFFAPWLGVNEDPVCGSAHCALMSYWPTELKSNKLLAKQCSKRGGRLHCSIREGSPDRVYLEGNTKVFSHGELLL; this is translated from the exons ATGTCCATACCATTTGCAATTGTCGATGCATTTTGTCTCCCTGGCCAAGACTTTTCTGGTAATCCTGCAGCAGTCTGTTTGTTAACACACGAC GATGATATTACTGATGAAACTAAGGCAAGAATTGGTGCCGAATTCAATTTAAGTGAAACATCGTTTGTCTCAACATCCTGGAACAAATCCATAGCGCAACGCAGTGACAAAGATTTTACACTGCGCTGGTTTACACCAGAGGGTGAAATTGCTTTATGTGGTCATGCCACCCTTGCCTCAGCGAAGTTTTTGTTCAGTAAAATGAAGAATGACTGTAACGACAAGGAAACCACGATCTATTTCGAGACAAAATTTAAAGGTTCGCTATGTGCAACCATGCATTGGGATAGTGGTCGTATAAGTATCAATCTCCCATTAACACCTGTAAAAGAAATGACTGGTAATGACCTGGAATTCGTAAAATATCTGGTGGAACCATTCGATGTTTCCATTGTGCACAGTGCTTACTACGTTCCATCAACAAAATATCTTTTCATAAGACTTAATGACAGATGTGGTGAGAAAGGATTGATTGACATAAAACCCAACTACCATCGGTTATGTGATGTTAAAG GTGAAAATCCTGTAATTGGAGCAATAGTATCAGTGAAAGGATCTGGCGACATACATTTCTACTCACGCTTCTTCGCCCCATGGCTAGGTGTAAACGAGGACCCG GTATGTGGATCGGCACATTGTGCCCTTATGTCTTATTGGCCTACTGAATTgaagtcaaataaattattggcaaAGCAATGTTCGAAACGTGGTGGTCGTCTTCATTGTTCGATAAGAGAAGGTAGTCCCGATCGAGTCTATCTGGAAGGTAACACAAAAGTCTTTAGTCATGGTGAATTGCTGTTGTAG